A stretch of DNA from Pseudonocardia hierapolitana:
CACGTCCCACTCCGCGAGGACCGGTTCGGCGCGCTCCTGACGCCGGGCGAGCGGCGGGCGCCGCCGGTCTCCGCGGCCCAGTTCGAGGTTGTCGGCGAGCGTGAGCGGCCCCGCGAGCGCGCGGCGGTGGCGGTCGGCAGGGACGTAGGCGATGCGCTCGGCCACCCGCTCCCGGGGCGCGGCCACCGGCACCGGCTTCCCGTCGACGGTGATGCTGCCCCGGTCCGGTGCCGCGATCCCGGCGAGCAGCTCCTCCAGCTCGGCCTGGCCGTTGCCGTCCACGCCGGCGACCCCGAGCACCTCGCCTGCCCGGACCTGCAGGTCGAGCGGCTTCAGCCGGCCGCGGGCCACGCCCTCCAGCCGGAGGCGAACGTCCCCATCCGAGGGGCGGGTGCCGGTGGACAGCTCCGTGGGCGCCGTGCCGACCATGAGCGTCGCGAGGCTCGCCCGGTCGTGCGCCGACACCGGTTCGCCCGCGCACACGACCGCACCGCGGCGCAGCACCGTGACGCGGTCGCAGCCGGCGAACACCTCCGACAGCCGGTGGGTGATGATCACGATCGCCCGGTCGTCCTCGGCGAGGGAGCGGCACACGCGCAGCAGCGTCTCCGCCTCCGAGTCGACGAGCACGGCCGTCGGCTCGTCGAGGATCAGCAGGCGGGCGTCGGCGTCGAGCGCGCGCAGGATCTCCAGCCGCTGTTCCTCACCGACCGAGAGCCGGTCGACGGGCACGTCCGCGCGCACCGGGAGCCCGTAGCGCTCCGCCAGCTCCTCCACCCGGCGGCGCGCCTGCCGGGCGCCGGGCCGCAGGCGACCCGACGGGCGGGCGAGCGCGAGGTTCTCCCCCGCGGTCAGCGTCGGCACCAGCGTGAAGTGCTGCTGGACCATCGCCACCCCGCGTTCCCGCAGGGCGCGAGGGCTGAACTCCTCCACCGGGTGCCCCGCCACCTCGACCGTGCCCTCGTCGGGGCGGTCGAGGCCGGCGAGGATCCGCATCAGCGTGGTCTTGCCCG
This window harbors:
- a CDS encoding ABC transporter ATP-binding protein, whose product is MTSTAATPAASLHGIRRSFGAGAPALDGVDLELRAGEVHALLGENGAGKTTLMRILAGLDRPDEGTVEVAGHPVEEFSPRALRERGVAMVQQHFTLVPTLTAGENLALARPSGRLRPGARQARRRVEELAERYGLPVRADVPVDRLSVGEEQRLEILRALDADARLLILDEPTAVLVDSEAETLLRVCRSLAEDDRAIVIITHRLSEVFAGCDRVTVLRRGAVVCAGEPVSAHDRASLATLMVGTAPTELSTGTRPSDGDVRLRLEGVARGRLKPLDLQVRAGEVLGVAGVDGNGQAELEELLAGIAAPDRGSITVDGKPVPVAAPRERVAERIAYVPADRHRRALAGPLTLADNLELGRGDRRRPPLARRQERAEPVLAEWDVRGSGPSAPAASLSGGNAQKLVLARELAEGPRLVVAAQPTRGLDPEAARMISERILAAAADGAAVVWFGAELDELFAVADRLVVLAGGRATEPFTPPYDRGAIGLAMAGGHAS